One segment of Ipomoea triloba cultivar NCNSP0323 chromosome 12, ASM357664v1 DNA contains the following:
- the LOC115998823 gene encoding leucine-rich repeat extensin-like protein 3, with translation MAASADNAAAPQPPDLSVKCGECPCSNLCSQQLPPPPPPPPPPKCATTPPRPPATPPPPRFVYFSGLSPPPPPPPVRGWNYYYPTDNPFDLKIYSAALRRRSNVFVSGVMFLVVIGCGVLLF, from the coding sequence ATGGCGGCTTCCGCCGACAACGCAGCGGCCCCACAACCGCCGGATTTGAGCGTAAAATGCGGAGAATGTCCGTGTTCCAATTTATGCAGCCAGCAACTACCAccacctccgccgccgccgccgccgccaaagTGCGCCACCACTCCTCCACGGCCGCCGGCAACTCCGCCGCCTCCCAGGTTCGTGTACTTCTCGGGGTTGTCtcccccgccgccgccgccgccggtgaGGGGCTGGAATTACTACTATCCCACTGATAATCCTTTTGACCTGAAAATTTACTCCGCCGCTTTGCGCCGCCGTAGCAATGTCTTTGTATCAGGCGTTATGTTTCTCGTGGTGATTGGCTGTGGGGTTTTACTTTTCTag
- the LOC115998824 gene encoding extensin-1-like — MAEKSIYGHYLLPTIFIIITAFMSLVTANPQYECPYPCLPPPTAASDCPPALPVASPPPPPPPLPSSPIYHCPPPPVGGYLPYFTPPAPEYINYNAPPPPNPILPYFPFYYKNPPPPERSSAAFSVVGLPIKLCVTVIILLHLCSSFS; from the coding sequence ATGGCCGAGAAATCTATTTATGGCCATTATTTGCTACCCACcatattcatcatcatcactgcattcatgtctttggttacTGCAAACCCTCAATACGAGTGCCCTTACCCTTGCCTTCCGCCGCCTACTGCCGCTTCAGACTGCCCACCGGCGCTGCCAGTGGCTTCTCctccaccaccgccaccaccactGCCCTCAAGCCCCATTTACCACTGCCCTCCTCCTCCGGTGGGCGGATACTTACCGTATTTCACTCCACCGGCACCGGAGTATATCAACTACAATGCACCACCTCCGCCTAACCCAATTTTGCCTTACTTCCCGTTTTACTACAAGAATCCTCCTCCGCCGGAGCGTTCTTCTGCAGCATTTAGTGTTGTCGGCTTGCCCATCAAACTGTGTGTAACAGTCATAATTCTACTGCATTTATGTTCCTCTTTTTCTTGA